From a single Fusobacterium pseudoperiodonticum genomic region:
- a CDS encoding AAA family ATPase, translating into MKNIIVRLLEIGIINLKNVKNGKINFLNSNIKETLTLQIGDILGVYGQNGSGKTTVIEALSILKSILVGMPLDDDLKNLITYGEKNIKLLFKFYIEIEDKKYIVEYKIVIGKTENSTIEILNEIIKYSIYIEEDKRWKNTQTLIETPFSEDIIKLKKYNKNFSNEIDLLKILVIQGISKKMRVSSIFSEEIKAFLKDNTDLIYIIEALEYYGNLNLFIVSNKEIGMITLNLLLPLKIKNLNSCGDLPIQIDKNESIIVNQLIYPSVENAINEINIVLKRIIPDLQLKIEEQRKETLPDGNTNIIADLRSIREGKPISLRYESEGIKRIISILGVLIAGYNQPSVCLAIDELDSGIFEYLLGEILEVLSSEIKGQLIFTSHNLRILEKIDKKNIVFSTTNPENRYIRFKYIKPNNNLRDMYLRELIIQEQAEQLYKETKQSDIKRAFYRVCSS; encoded by the coding sequence ATGAAAAATATAATTGTGAGATTATTAGAAATAGGAATAATCAATCTAAAAAATGTAAAAAATGGAAAAATAAATTTTTTAAACTCCAACATAAAAGAAACCCTAACATTACAAATAGGAGATATTCTAGGAGTTTATGGACAAAATGGATCTGGAAAAACGACCGTAATTGAAGCTCTATCTATATTAAAGTCTATTTTAGTGGGAATGCCATTAGATGATGACTTAAAGAACTTAATAACTTATGGAGAGAAAAATATTAAACTTTTATTCAAATTTTATATTGAAATAGAAGATAAAAAATATATAGTAGAATATAAAATTGTTATAGGAAAAACAGAAAACAGTACTATTGAAATTTTAAATGAAATTATAAAATATTCAATTTATATAGAAGAAGATAAAAGATGGAAAAATACTCAAACTTTAATAGAAACTCCATTTAGTGAAGATATTATAAAATTGAAAAAATATAATAAAAATTTCTCTAATGAAATAGATTTATTAAAAATACTTGTAATTCAAGGGATATCTAAAAAAATGAGAGTCTCATCAATATTCTCAGAAGAGATTAAAGCCTTTTTAAAAGATAATACAGATCTAATCTATATTATTGAAGCTTTAGAATACTATGGAAATTTAAATTTATTTATTGTTTCTAATAAAGAGATTGGAATGATAACTTTAAATTTATTATTACCATTAAAAATAAAAAATTTAAATTCTTGTGGTGATCTACCAATTCAAATAGATAAAAATGAAAGTATTATTGTGAATCAATTAATATATCCAAGTGTAGAAAACGCTATAAACGAGATAAATATAGTTTTAAAAAGAATCATTCCAGATCTTCAATTAAAAATTGAAGAACAAAGAAAAGAAACACTTCCCGATGGGAATACAAATATAATTGCTGATTTACGTTCAATTAGAGAGGGGAAACCAATTTCTTTAAGATACGAATCAGAAGGAATTAAAAGAATAATTTCTATATTAGGAGTACTTATAGCTGGATATAATCAACCTTCTGTTTGTTTAGCTATTGATGAGTTAGATTCTGGGATTTTTGAATATTTATTAGGAGAAATATTGGAGGTATTATCAAGTGAAATAAAAGGACAATTGATTTTTACTTCACATAACTTAAGAATTCTTGAAAAAATAGATAAGAAAAATATTGTATTTTCAACAACTAATCCAGAAAATAGATATATAAGATTTAAGTATATAAAACCTAATAATAATTTAAGAGATATGTATTTGAGAGAGTTAATTATTCAAGAACAAGCTGAACAACTATACAAAGAAACAAAACAATCTGATATAAAAAGAGCTTTTTATAGAGTATGTTCTTCTTGA